From Mangifera indica cultivar Alphonso unplaced genomic scaffold, CATAS_Mindica_2.1 Un_0001, whole genome shotgun sequence, the proteins below share one genomic window:
- the LOC123205104 gene encoding uncharacterized protein LOC123205104 isoform X3 → MAEAAVNAVIEVGKCLIGLIGRQFMYLYNYKTNFDKLEKEAGRLKDARDEVKAKVVDAENNVKKIKRTVKNWQRHVDSILEETDKLIQEKSNGSCFNLITCYKNGRKAWKKLNAITELLQEKETFAGVSLSTAHEVIRLTNKDYEEFESRRSIFNGVLKALDDPEVGVIGVYGMGGIGKTTLVKEVGQQAKKNPKLNEVVFVEVSDKPDTKKIQDELAYQLGVTFHTEAERASKLCARLKKDTNVLVILDNIWEQLDLEALGIPCGDDRGGCKLLLTARDLNVLSSMDSKNNFLMGVLSEEEAWSLFKKMAGDIVDQRNKLGSLPNEVCNECQGLPIVITTIARALRNKQSCSEWRAARRKLREPSPTEFAVVLGNGYSKIELSYNYLKSNELKKTLLICSLMKNDTTISYLFKLIMGLDKLNGANLSMEQARDEVASLVGELKYSCLLLDGSTSERFSMHDVVRSIAIIIAYKDHVFTERNDFGREWSNEKQLKKCTMISLADCHMISGILPLNCPELEFFSSRMDNPFEIHEDFFVGMGILKVLSFLNLDVLSLPTSLGLLTNLQTLCLDYGTFSDVTIIGELRKLKILSLQCCKIKQLPKEIGNLIRLQFLDLSYCEQLEVIVPNVMSSLLQLEELYVRGCTILQKVGILKELKGLSKLTTLEIEISDDQILQEDFFSKKFERYDISIGNGATGFCGFYISGDDCKYMHVESWQLIEHADLRMRKLNLNSFIWHKELQLLSNVEFLCVDKLQSIKNDLSELSKEGFSKLKYLYVHNNPNIVCIVDSTKCISHQVFPLLESLIVFNLINLEKICYGLPSTEFFYCLKFMEVNSCDKLENIFSFSNASRSLSQLQLIKVEDCKNLAEIFAVESKNRASKNEVIDKIEFCQLRFLKLRALPRIASFYSNINSEDVEIDTVIPFFDEKVIFPSLEALELKAINFEKIWDDKLPTTSCCYQNLERLIVDGCQKLKFVFPSSIIENFKQLQHLEISCCKELKEIVAKEETEGTTTFIFPRIVFLKLRELPELTTFYHDKHNSNWPMLKELEVRDCDRLDIFTSEYKVVVPNSEVLELRSVNCEILWDSQLVATSSCYQNLTSLILNGCKKLKCVFLPYMVKSFEQLEHIEICNCSVLKEIISKEVEANKTFVFPQVTFLKLENLPELATFYPGVHTSEWPMLKKLEVCNCDKIKIFTSEYMSFPDNNEGQHDIWAKHFLFLVDKINPNLEKLTLSRADDVIKFLHQFSENLCRCTIEIKQDKSANILVGILQRSVKLEKLILSECSYEEIFTCGEDGKHIKILIQIKSLELRFLSYAKYLWGKGSKLDSLLQNLEVLEVNYCPRMINVLPSSASFENLTVLNVVSCEGLMNLLTPAMAKNLVQLREMKIERCKLITEIVSNKTEDVAAEDEIVFGKLKFLSLHYLQGLRYFYSGNYALKFPFLEELTVEECPMMKTFSVGNLNTPSLQKVQRNTWDENILDCESDLNAIIQRLYEEGIPNLKELTLSRADDMIKLLHQFPENLCRCTIEIEQDKSTNISVGILQGSVKLEKLILSDCSYIEIFTCGEDEKHTKILMHVKSLELRYLSYAKYLWGKGSKLDSLLQNLEVLEVYDCDRMINVLPSSASFENLTVLNVVSCDGLMNLLTPAIAKNLVQLREMKIESCKLITEIVSNKTEDVAPEDEIVFGKLKLLSLRRLQNLICFYFGNYALKFPSLEELTVDDCPTMMTFSFGNLNTQSLQKVQQDWWDKGKWSWEGDLNATIQRLHEEENLENLTLSRADVMVKLLHQFPENFCRCTIEIEQDKSANISVGILQRSVKLEKLILSGCSYEEIFTCGEDEKHIKILIQIKSLKLYFLSYAKYLWGKGSKLDSLLQNLEVLKVDYCPRMINVLPSSASFENLTILNVVSCAGLMNLLTLAMAKNLVQLRKMKIEYCEMMTEIVSNKTEDVAAEDEIVFGKLKFLSLRYLRSLICFYSGNYALKFPSLEELTVEECTMMKTFSVGNLNTPSLQKVQQDRQDKGKWSWEGDLNATIQLLYEKKNIQSSGRIQSKLQLNLWNRALLIVVCEALLRPKFPVLSNSGIILSVAKLSPGHAAYHYLASYQNGKFVLAYCKFPCVDLLKLAEAFLSKVFCSRIDCGSSASLVP, encoded by the exons ATGGCAGAAGCTGCTGTGAATGCTGTTATAGAAGTTGGAAAGTGCTTAATTGGTCTGATCGGGCGTCAGTTTATGTACTTGTACAACTACAAAACCAACTTTGACAAACTTGAAAAAGAAGCTGGAAGGCTGAAGGATGCAAGAGATGAGGTGAAGGCTAAGGTTGTTGATGCTGAAAATAATGTGAAAAAGATCAAACGGACTGTTAAGAACTGGCAGAGGCATGTGGATTCCATCCTTGAAGAAACAGACAAGCTGATTCAGGAGAAATCAAACGGCAGTTGTTTCAACTTGATCACTTGCTACAAAAATGGCAGGAAAGCATGGAAAAAGCTGAACGCTATAACTGAACTTCTTCaggaaaaagaaacatttgCGGGAGTTTCTCTTTCTACCGCTCACGAAGTCATTCGGCTCACTAACAAAGATTATGAGGAATTTGAATCAAGAAGGTCAATTTTCAACGGTGTACTTAAGGCATTAGATGATCCTGAGGTGGGAGTTATTGGGGTTTATGGGATGGGCGGAATTGGTAAAACCACACTGGTCAAAGAAGTTGGTCAACAAGCCAAGAAAAACCCGAAATTGAATGAGGTGGTTTTCGTAGAGGTATCTGATAAACCAGATACTAAAAAGATTCAAGATGAACTTGCGTATCAGTTAGGTGTGACATTTCATACGGAGGCTGAACGAGCGAGCAAGTTGTGTGCGAGACTGAAGAAAGATACGAACGTgcttgtaattttagataatatatggGAACAATTAGATTTGGAGGCTCTCGGTATTCCTTGTGGAGATGACCGTGGGGGATGTAAATTATTGCTGACAGCAAGAGATCTTAATGTATTATCTAGTATGGATTCTAAGAATAATTTCTTGATGGGCGTCTTAAGCGAAGAAGAAGCTTGGAGCTTGTTTAAGAAGATGGCAG GTGATATTGTTGATCAAAGAAATAAGCTGGGTTCTCTGCCGAATGAAGTATGCAATGAATGTCAGGGTTTGCCAATTGTTATTACTACCATAGCGAGAGCATTAAGAAACAAGCAAAGTTGCTCTGAATGGAGAGCTGCCAGGCGAAAACTAAGAGAGCCTTCTCCAACAGAGTTTGCAGTTGTGCTAGGAAATGGATATTCAAAGATTGAGTTGAGTTACAATTATCTAAAAAGCAACGAGCTCAAGAAAACTTTGCTAATTTGTAGCCTAATGAAAAATGATACTACCATTTCATACTTGTTCAAACTCATTATGGGCTTAGATAAATTGAATGGAGCTAACCTTTCTATGGAACAAGCACGAGATGAGGTAGCAAGTCTTGTTGGTGAACTCAAGTATTCTTGTTTGTTGCTTGATGGTTCAACCAGTGAACGGTTTTCCATGCATGATGTTGTTCGTTCAATTGCCATAATAATTGCATATAAAGATCATGTATTTACAGAGCGAAATGACTTTGGGAGGGAATGGTCAAAtgaaaaacaattgaaaaaatgcACTATGATCTCACTAGCTGATTGTCATATGATTAGTGGGATTTTGCCTTTGAATTGTCCAGAACTTGAATTTTTCAGTTCAAGGATGGACAATCCTTTTGAAATCCATGAAGATTTTTTTGTGGGGATGGGAATTCTCAAGGTTCTAAGTTTCTTAAACCTAGATGTATTGTCCTTGCCAACATCTCTTGGTCTTCTCACAAATCTTCAAACGTTATGTTTGGATTATGGGACATTTTCAGATGTAACAATCATTGGAGAGTTGAGAAAACTAAAGATTCTTAGCTTGCAATGTTGTAAAATTAAGCAGTTGCCTAAAGAAATAGGTAACTTGATTCGGTtacaatttttagatttaagttATTGTGAGCAACTAGAAGTTATTGTACCAAATGTTATGTCAAGCTTATTGCAATTGGAAGAATTGTATGTGAGAGGATGTACAATTTTGCAGAAGGTTGGCATTCTTAAAGAGTTGAAGGGTTTGTCCAAATTGACAACTTTAGAAATAGAAATTTCAGATGATCAAATTTTGCAAGAAGACTTCTTCTCCAAAAAGTTTGAAAGGTACGATATATCAATTGGAAATGGGGCTACTGGTTTTTGTGGGTTCTACATATCGGGTGATGATTGTAAGTACATGCATGTTGAAAGTTGGCAGCTAATTGAGCATGCTGATTTAAGAATGCGGAAACTGAATCTTAATTCTTTCATCTGGCACAAGGAATTGCAGTTGTTATCAAATGTTGAATTCTTATGCGTAGACAAATTGCAAAGTATCAAGAATGATCTCTCCGAATTAAGCAAGGAGggtttttctaaattaaaatatctctaTGTCCATAATAATCCTAACATTGTGTGCATTGTTGACTCAACAAAGTGCATTTCTCATCAGGTCTTTCCACTCCTGGAGTCTCTGATTGTTTTCAACTTGATTAACTTGGAAAAGATATGCTATGGTCTACCCTCAACAGAGTTTTTCTACTGCTTAAAATTTATGGAAGTGAACAGTTGTGATAAGTTGGAAAATATCTTCTCATTTTCCAATGCTAGCAGAAGCCTTTCACAACTTCAATTAATTAAGGTGGAAGATTGCAAGAATTTGGCTGAGATTTTTGCTGTTGAAAGTAAAAATAGAGCAAGCAAAAATGAAGTAATTGATAAGATTGAATTCTGTCAATTACGCTTCTTGAAGTTGCGTGCACTTCCAAGGATTGCAAGTTTTTACTCAAATATCAATTCCGAGGATGTGGAAATTGATACTGTCATACCATTTTTCGACGAAAAG GTTATTTTCCCGAGTTTGGAAGCCTTAGAGCTTAAAGCAATTAATTTTGAGAAGATTTGGGATGACAAACTTCCAACAACCTCTTGTTGTTATCAGAATTTGGAAAGATTGATTGTCGATGGTTGTCAAAagctaaaatttgtatttccgTCATCTATAATCGAAAACTTTAAACAGCTTCAACACCTTGAGATAAGTTGTTGTAAGGAATTAAAGGAGATTGTTGCTAAAGAAGAAACAGAGGGTACTACTACATTTATCTTTCCAAGGATAGTCTTTCTGAAACTCAGAGAATTGCCCGAGCTTACAACTTTCTACCATGATAAACACAACTCAAATTGGCCCATGTTAAAGGAGTTGGAGGTGCGTGATTGTGACAGACTAGACATATTTACTTCAGAATATAAG GTTGTTGTCCCCAATTCGGAGGTCTTAGAACTGCGTTCAGTCAATTGTGAAATACTCTGGGATAGTCAACTTGTGGCAACTTCTTCTTGCTATCAAAACTTGACAAGTTTGATCTTGAATGGTtgtaaaaaactaaaatgtgtATTTTTACCATACATGGTGAAAAGTTTTGAGCAGCTTGAACACATTGAGATATGCAATTGTAGTGTTTTGAAGGAGATTATTTCAAAAGAAGTGGAAGCAAACAAGACATTTGTATTTCCACAAGTAACTTTCCTAAAACTGGAGAATTTGCCCGAACTTGCAACTTTTTATCCTGGAGTACACACTTCTGAATGGCCGATGTTAAAGAAGTTGGAGGTGTGTaattgtgataaaataaaaatattcacttCAGAATATATGAGCTTCCCTGATAATAATGAGGGTCAACATGATATTTGGGCGAAACATTTCCTCTTCTTGGTGGACAAG ATTAACCCCAATTTGGAGAAATTAACCCTGAGCAGAGCGGATGACGTGATAAAATTTCTGCATCAGTTTTCAGAAAACTTGTGTAGATGTACAATTGAGATCAAACAGGATAAATCTGCCAACATTTTGGTTGGCATCCTTCAGAGATCGGTTAAGCTGGAAAAACTCATACTCAGTGAGTGTTCATATGAGGAGATATTTACATGTGGAGAGGATGGGAAACATATAAAGAtcttgatacaaataaaaagttTGGAGTTGCGTTTTCTTTCTTATGCAAAGTACCTTTGGGGAAAAGGCTCCAAACTAGActctcttcttcaaaatcttgaagTTCTAGAAGTAAATTATTGTCCTAGAATGATAAATGTTCTGCCATCCTCAGCATCTTTTGAGAATCTAACAGTTCTGAATGTAGTTTCGTGTGAGGGATTGATGAACTTACTCACACCTGCAATGGCAAAAAATTTGGTCCAGTTGagagaaatgaaaattgaaaggTGCAAATTAATAACAGAAATAGTATCAAATAAGACAGAAGATGTAGcagcagaagatgaaattgtttttggcaAACTGAAGTTCTTGTCACTTCACTACTTGCAAGGTCTTAGATACTTCTACTCTGGGAATTATGCATTGAAATTCCCGTTTTTGGAAGAATTAACTGTAGAAGAATGTCCTATGATGAAGACTTTCTCTGTGGGAAACTTAAACACACCAAGTTTACAGAAAGTTCAACGTAATACGTGGGATGAAAACATATTGGACTGCGAGAGTGACCTAAATGCAATTATACAACGACTGTACGAAGAAGGG ATTCCCAATTTGAAGGAATTAACCCTAAGCAGAGCGGATGACATGATAAAATTGCTGCATCAGTTTCCAGAAAACCTTTGTAGATGTACAATTGAGATCGAACAGGATAAATCTACCAATATTTCAGTTGGCATTCTTCAGGGATCGGTTAAACTGGAAAAACTCATACTCAGTGACTGCTCATATATAGAGATTTTTACATGTGGAGAGGATGAGAAACATACAAAGATCTTGATGCACGTAAAAAGTTTGGAGTTGCGTTATCTTTCTTATGCAAAGTACCTTTGGGGAAAAGGCTCCAAACTAGActctcttcttcaaaatcttgagGTTCTAGAAGTATATGATTGTGATAGAATGATAAACGTTCTGCCATCCTCAGCATCTTTTGAGAATCTAACAGTTCTGAATGTAGTTTCGTGTGATGGATTGATGAACTTACTCACACCTGCAATAGCAAAAAATTTGGTCCAGTTGagagaaatgaaaattgaaagttGCAAATTAATAACAGAAATAGTATCAAATAAGACGGAAGATGTAGCAccagaagatgaaattgtttttggcaAACTGAAGTTGTTGTCACTTCGCCGCTTACAAAATCTCATATGCTTCTACTTTGGGAATTATGCATTGAAATTCCCGTCTTTGGAAGAATTAACTGTAGATGACTGTCCTACGATGATGACTTTCTCTTTTGGAAACTTAAATACACAAAGTTTACAGAAAGTTCAACAAGATTGGTGGGATAAAGGCAAATGGAGTTGGGAGGGTGACCTAAATGCAACCATACAACGATTGCATGAAGAAGAG AATTTGGAGAACTTAACCCTAAGCAGAGCGGATGTCATGGTAAAATTGCTGCATCAGTTTCCAGAGAACTTTTGTAGATGTACAATTGAGATTGAACAGGATAAATCTGCCAATATTTCGGTTGGCATCCTTCAGAGATCGGTTAAGCTGGAAAAACTCATACTCAGTGGCTGTTCATATGAGGAGATATTTACATGTGGAGAGGATGAGAAACATATAAAGAtcttgatacaaataaaaagtttgaagttgtattttctttcttatgcaAAGTACCTTTGGGGAAAAGGCTCCAAACTAGActctcttcttcaaaatcttgaagTTCTAAAAGTAGATTATTGTCCTAGAATGATAAATGTTCTGCCATCCTCAGCATCTTTTGAGAATCTAACAATTCTGAATGTAGTTTCGTGTGCTGGATTGATGAACTTACTCACACTTGCAATGGCAAAAAATTTGGTCCagttgagaaaaatgaaaattgaatattGCGAAATGATGACAGAAATAGTATCAAATAAGACAGAAGATGTAGcagcagaagatgaaattgtttttggcaAACTGAAGTTCTTGTCACTTCGCTACTTACGAAGTCTCATATGCTTCTACTCTGGGAATTATGCATTGAAATTCCCGTCTTTGGAAGAATTAACTGTAGAAGAATGTACTATGATGAAGACTTTCTCTGTAGGAAACTTAAATACACCAAGTTTACAGAAAGTTCAACAAGATCGGCAGGACAAAGGCAAATGGAGTTGGGAGGGTGACCTAAATGCAACCATACAACTACTGTACGAAAAAAAG AATATTCAGAGTTCTGGAAGGATACAGAGCAAACTTCAATTAAATCTCTGGAATAGAGCTCTTTTGATTGTGGTTTGTGAGGCATTACTGCGGCCCAAGTTTCCTGTGTTGAG CAATTCTGGAATCATCCTTTCTGTCGCAAAGCTCTCTCCTGGCCACGCAGCTTATCATTACTTGGCAAGCTATCAAAATGGGAAGTTTGTGCTTGCATACTGCAAGTTTCCTTGCGTTGATTTAT